The genomic window TACTGGTGATGCAGCAAATGACAACATCATCATTCTGAACTTCACCGAATCCGGTGATTACAATGCCAATACCGCTCCAAATGTAACCACAGATGCTGGAGCAATTGCAGATATGGCAGGCAACGACATCAACTCTACAAGTGAAACCGATGTAACAGAAGAAGATGGCGCAGCACCTGTAATCGAGTCTGTAACATCTGATGCTACAGAAGAAGGTGTGCTTGGAATTGATGATACTATCAACTTCACCGTTACAATGGCATATGAGGAAGATGTAACCATCAGTCCAACAACATATAATGATGGTGAACTTGTCTGGACAACCGGTGATGGTGGTCTGACCTACAATGCAACTTACACTGTAGAATCCGGACAGATGAGTTATGTTGACCCATTACAGCTTACTGGTGTAAATGCTATTGATGCATCCGGCAATCCTAGTGAATCTGTCAATGGCGATGATGTGAATAAGACCATTGACGCAGGTGGACCAATCGTAGTCGCTGCTGAAACAGTAGATATAGATTACAATGGTATGATCGATGGTTACAACCTGACATTCACCGAACCTATCAATGACAGTACTTTCAACTACGAAAACTGGGACGTTGAAGGTTACACAGTAACAGGTTTCAACACAGAAACTCCAGACGACAGGTATGGTATCCTTGTCTTTGAAGAAGGTAGTTCCACAGACACCGATGCTGTGCCTGCATTCAATAATGTATCTACTCCTGAAGTAGAAGATGCTGATGGATACACCATGCCAGAAGAATTTGGTGACGCAGAATATCTCAATGACTTGACTGAGGACGGTGCAGCACCGGTACTGATGCATGCTGAGATAGATTCATCAGAGTATCCTTATTTAGTTGATGTTATCTTCAGTGAGCCTGTGGATGAAGATGCAGAGAACGGAAATGTCACATTTAATGACGGTTATCCTAGTCTTTCTGGGTCTGCTGAGTCTTGGTTCTTCAGGTATGATGACCAACTTCAGACAGGTGACTCCCCTGAGATAACTGCTGTCAACAACATGATGGATGATGCTGGCAACGCTGCAGTACTCTATGGAAACAATGACGAAAATGGTGTAGTAGTCAACACCTTCAGGAAAGAGCTTAAAGCAGGTTACAACTATGTATCCTTCCCGATAGCCGATGAAGGTGACGTAAGCCTTGCAGATGTTGGTCTTGATGGAAACGAAGTTGAGTCTGTATGGACTTACAACCCACAGGACGGCTGGATTGTCGATTCAGACGATGTCTTTGAAATTGCAGGTGGAGTTGGATATATTGTTTATGCGAACGAGGATTTCTTCCTTGCTCCTAATGTGAACAACTATCCTGATAATTTCGAGTCTCCTGCATTTACAAATGTTTATGAAGGATGGAATCTTGTAGGTCATTATAAAGCATATGATCAACCTGCATTTGATCCTAATACTAATTATTATGGTGGAGCATTTGAAACCATAGTAAACAACATGAATTTCGTAATGTATGAGCAGAGGACAGCTGGAGAACTTGGACTGCGGGAACTCAATTTAGTGTCAGATACCAATCAGCCCTTGGGTCTCTCTAATGTAAGAAATAATGAAATATCCACAGGCAATGCCTACTGGATAAATCTGAATGAGGTCGACCAGTACTCTGCAGGTGGCTACATCTCTGTCAATGAATGAACAGATGAATAGGTGAAATAATGAGAACGACAAATGTTGTTCTCATTGCCATTTTTCTTTTTTTGTCCTGTATGACCGTGGCTGGAGCAATTCCTGGCAATCCTCATTCGGTTTATGGGCAGATTAATGATACAGATGGCAATGGGATCAATGCCGCTAATGTTCAGTTTATATACAATGGAGAAGTGCTAGATTCTGACCTCACCGATGCAAATGGTGATTATCGAGTTTATCTAACAGATGTGGATGAGGGTGAAACTGTTTCCATGTTTGTTGATGGTGAGGACACAGGTGAATCAATTATCTTTGACAATTATGGAGATACAGAACTCAACTACATACTCGAAGTTACAGAAGAACCCATGCCTCACACTGTATCCGGTTACATCACTGATGCAGATGGCGATGGCTTGGATGCTGCTGAAGTCCAGTTCAGGGACGGTGGCGACACCATAATAAACGTATCTTCCACCAACGCTACTGGATATTATAATGTATCCATTTCCGGGGTTGTAGAAGGCTCTACACTTGACATGTATGTTGATGTCAGTGCTGAAGATGCCACTAACACCGGTAATACAATCACTTTCACTCCCGGTAAATTTGAAGAGCTGGATTATCAATTTGAAGAAAAAGACGATGATCCCTTTACTCCAAGTGGTGGATCTTCAACCAGTAGCTCCTCCGGCGGCGGAGGCGGTGGTGGCAGCACAGGTGAAGCTTTCGAGAACATTGCTTCCAAGGATGCCCAGACACAGACCGTTACAGCCGGGGCAAATGCCAACTATGAGTTCGATGGTGAGGGCAACGATGTGACCTTTGTCCAGTTCAGGGGTGCAACCAACTCCGGGCAGATCAAGGTGCTCATCGAATTGCTGAAGGATACCTCGGCCCTTGTGGATGAGGATGCACCGGGTAATGTCTACCAGAATGTCAACATCTGGGTGGGTAATGCCGCCTTTGATGACGACAACATGGAAGATCCTGTCATCGGCTTCAGGGTAAGCATGGACTGGATGTCTGACAATGGTGTCGATCCGGCCTCAATAGCCCTGTTCCATTATGAAAATGGATGGGAGCAGCTGGAAACCACTCAGACCGATGAGGACAGCGACTACTTCTACTTTGAGGCAGATACAACCGGTTTCTCACCGTTTGCGATCTCCACTGTAGAAAGCAGTGCCATTCAGACACAGGATACTGGCGGTGACACCCAGACTGACAGCACCGGTGAGTCCACTGACACCCAGCAGGAAGATTCCATTGGCTCTGACAACAATTCCACTGATGTACCGGCATTGTCAACCATTGGTATAATTGGCCTGGTTGCACTCGTGGGTATCGGTGCGGCTTATTCAATGAAGAAAAAGAATTCCTGAATGCAGCAAACTTTGCTGCACTTACTTTTTTTATTTTTCTGGAATCTAAATATTACATCTGTGTACCGGGAAGGATTCAACCTCTCAAAGCTGGATAATAACCATTTGCCTCATTCACATCCGTTTTTCGTACAGGCTGTTACTGTTGCAGTGCTATCATCCCCTTTGTTTCCAGTCTCCCCTATTTCCAGCACCTGCTCTGCCTTGCTTCCATAACGGTAAGCAGCAATTCCCTTACACTTCAACCGATAGGCCAGCGTATATATCTCCCGGAAATCTTCCACCGTAGCCTCGTGGGGCAGGTTCACCGTCTTGGCAACAGCATTATCCACATGCTTCTGGAAAGCCGCCTGCATCCTTACATGGCATTGGGGTTCAATCTCCAGTGCGGTGGCAAAAATCCTTCTGGTCTTTTCCGGTATATTCGGGCTGTTCTGCAGGGAACCCGTACTTGCAATTTCCTCCATCAGCTGGCTGCTGTAGAATCCATGTTTCCTTGCTATCTCCTCAAAAACAGGATCGATCTCTGTCAGCCGGGTCCCCATCACATTACGGCTGTAGGTGAGGGCAAACATCGGTTCAATTCCTGAGGTGGTATTTGCAATTATGCTCAGGCTGCCTGTGGGGGCTACTGTATTCACCGTTGCATTGCGCATTGCAGGATAATCCTTTGCAAGAGCACTCCTGTGAAAATCCGGGAAACTGCCCCGCTGCTCACCAAGTTCCACAGATTTTTTCACGGATTCTTCCCGGATGAATTTCATTACTTTTTCAGCTGTCTCAATTCCTTCCCGGCAATCATAAGGAATCCCCAGGCGTGCCAGCATAGCGGCAAATCCCATGACACCCAGGCCTATCTTGCGGTTTTGTTTTGTCCTCTGTCCGATTTCCGGGAGGGGGTATTTGTTGGCATCGATTACATTATCCAGGAAATGCACTCCTGTACGGGTCGTTTCCTTCAATTTCTCCCAGTCGATAGCCCCTTCCTTAACCATTCGCGCAAGGTTGATCGAGCCGAGGTTGCATGATTCATATGGCAAAAGAGGCACCTCTCCGCAGGGGTTTGTACTCTCTATCGTGCCGATTGCACTCATGGGATGTCTGCGGTTGATCTCATCCAGAAAAAGCAGGCCGGGGTCTCCTGTTTGCCAGGCACAGTTTAGTATCCGGTCAAAAACATCCCTTGCCTTTAATCTCTCCTTAACTTTACCGGTTCGGGGATTTACAAGCGCATAATCCCCCTTCTGGCTGACAGCCTCCATAAATTCATCCGTCACACCCACCGAGAGATTGAAATTGTGGAGCATATCCTCATTTTCCTTGGCTTCGATAAACTCGATAATATCCGGATGGTCAACTCTCAGCACACCCATATTGGCTCCCCTGCGCCTGCCGCCCTGCTTGATCACATCCGTTGCCTTATCAAAGATCGTCATAAAGGAAAGAGGCCCGGAAGCCACGCCTTCTGTGGAGCGTACAGGGTCTCCTTTTGGTCGCAGGTTTGAAAAAGAGAAGCCTGTGCCACCGCCTGATTGGTGGATGAGGCTCATGTCCTGCAGGGATTTGAAAATACTTTTCAGGGAATCTTCCACAGGCAGTACAAAACAAGCACTCAATTGCCCGAGATCGGTACCCGCGTTCATGAGGGTTGGGGAATTGGGAAGAAATTCCAGATCTGCCATAATCTGATAAAAATTATCTTCAGTTATTTCCGCACTGTATCCGTATCTGCTGTCAACTCTGGCAATAGCTTTTGCAACTCTGCGGAACAACTCGCCGGGCTTTTCTGCGATTCTTCCTTCCTTATCCCTTAAAAGGTAGCGTTTTTCCAGCAATGTTTTCCCATTGGCAGACAATTTGGATTCGATTGTGCTATTCCTTTTATCCATACAAAACCCCATTTCAAAATTGGGTTAAAATGCTTTATAATTACCTCCAGTTTCAGGAGCAATCCTGGCATTCATTACTTTGCCTTCTCTGTATCAGGGAATAGGTCATCATTACTGCCAAAAGCAACGCAAAGAAGGTTTTCACTTCTGCAGGAAGCAGATCACTTGCACTTCCCACAATGGCCGTTGCCTCAATTCCCAGTTTTATGTATATGAGGTCGAGCAACATCCCAAATATCAGCGCAAAGAGGGCTATCATTGCGAGATAAATGGTAACAGCCTTTTTTCCCATAAATTTTGTAACCATTGTAATGGTTGCAGCATTGGTGGCCGGCCCTGCAAGCAGGAACACAAAGGCGGTACCCGGGCTCATCCCTTTGGCAATTAGGGCAGCTGCCAAGGGTGTGGAGGCGGTGGCGCATATGTAGAGGGGAATCCCGACAAAGAGCATCAAGATCATCGAACCGATTCCGCCTCCAAGGTAGCCTCCCACAATTTCCTCCGGTACAATATAGGAAATAAATCCTGCTATCAGCAGCCCCACAATAAGCCATTTTGCAATATCTCCCAGCAGTTCCACGTAAGCATATTTTATGGCATCAAAACCCCTCTTTTTCAGGCCTGCTTGCTCGCAATTATCACCACAACAATCACAACCCTGATTTGTTGTATCTTCGCTTTTTGAAAGCATAACGGGATTTGAAAGGCTTGTATTTGTCACGTCCTTTTCCATAATATTGCTTGTAACTCCCGCTCCCAAGGCGGTTATGAAGGTAGCGATAGGCCTGAATACTGTCATAATGGGATCTAGCAGGGCATAGGTGATTGCGATTGAGTCAGCGCCGGTCTGGGGTGTCGATATCAAAAAGGACAGGGTAGCACCATTGTTTGCCCCTCTTTTTTTCAGGGACATTGCAGCAGGTATCACGCCACAGGAACATAGGGGCAGGGGAATGCCGGCAATAGAAGCTTTGAGGACCGAACTGAATTTCCCGGCCCCACTGCCTAGATGTCCAATAATCTTCTCATTGGAAACCACAAGTTCCAGCAGCCCTGCAATCCCAAAGCCGAGGAAAAGATAGGGTGCAGCCTCTTCGAAAAGGTACCAGGTCTCGTGTATTATTCCTGCCAGAATTTCCATAAAGCTTTGTGCAATGCTCATCGGTATTCCTCGATAATATGCTGTCTGCACATTTCGATCAGCAACCTGACATGCTCATCTGCAATGTAGTAAACCGCAAAACGCCCCTCTTTCCTGACCCTTACAAGGTCTAGCTGGCGTAGTGTCCGCAGATTATGGGATATTGCAGACTGTGAGGCTTCAAGTGCTTCACTGAGTTCACATACACACATATCCCTTTCTTTGAGTAAGAACAGGATATTCAAACGTGCAGGTGATTGCAGTGCCTGGAATATGGCAGACATGCGGGTAATTGTTTCAGGTGGTGGGATTGTCAGTTTTTTTATCTGGTTTTTATCCACGCGTTTGCAGCCCGAATGATCCATGAATACATGATCAATGTTTCATATATATGAATCTGTTTCTATGAGACAGGATGACGAAATGTAAAATTCCTTTTCCAGTAATTATCTAAATGATTCGGGTCGATAGTAGTATAATTATTATAGGTAAGTGGATAAATACACTTATTGGATATATGTTGTCTAAAGACAAATGGAAGGTACTAAAATGAAGGTTGTAGCATTCAATGGGAGTCCCAGGGAAGACGGGAACACCGCAAAGCTCGTCAAAAATGTATTTTCAGAACTTGAAAGACAGGGAATTGAGACCGAAATGATTCAGCTGGGAGGCATCCCTGTTATGGGATGTACTGCCTGCATGAAGTGTTTTGAGAACAAGGACCGCCGATGTGTCATATCCAGTGACCTAATCAATGAATGCATAGGAAAAATGATTGAGGCCGACGGGATCGTTATAGCAAGTCCTACATACTTTGCCGATTTGACGACCGAAACAAAAGCCCTGATTGACAGGGCGGGGTTTGTCGGTAAAGCAAATGATGAACTTTTCAAACATAAGGTCGCAGCAGCCGTTGTGGCTGTCAGGAGAGCAGGCGCACTCCATGCATTTGATTCCATTAACCACTTTTTCTTGATCTCCCAGATGGTCATACCGGGTTCAAGCTACTGGAATATAGGAATGGGTGTTGCACCGGGGGATGTAGAGTCTGATAAAGAAGGATTGCAGACGATGCAAACCCTTGGCCAGAACATGGCCTGGCTTATGAAAAAGATCAATGGCTGAGTAGCCATTTAGTTTCCGGTTTTTGGATATGTATTTCTACATTATGAAAATGCTTATCCATCAACTCTCTTATTTTCAAGTCTAATCAAGTGTTATTTGGACAATTCATTAAGGACGCGTGCCAAGTTCAAGTTGTGTTGTCATTTTTTCCCCATCCCTGTAATATTCAAGTTCGATCTCGTCCCCGGGCTGTTTTTCACTTATGTGCGCTATGATCTGGTCATTGTTGAATACTTCAATCCCGTCTATTCCTACAATGATATCCCCGTTGATGAAGATTATTTCATCATTGATCTTCACCTCTTCGGCACTTTTCAGGCCGGCATCCTCTGCAGGTCCGTC from Methanohalophilus halophilus includes these protein-coding regions:
- a CDS encoding PGF-pre-PGF domain-containing protein — protein: MRTTNVVLIAIFLFLSCMTVAGAIPGNPHSVYGQINDTDGNGINAANVQFIYNGEVLDSDLTDANGDYRVYLTDVDEGETVSMFVDGEDTGESIIFDNYGDTELNYILEVTEEPMPHTVSGYITDADGDGLDAAEVQFRDGGDTIINVSSTNATGYYNVSISGVVEGSTLDMYVDVSAEDATNTGNTITFTPGKFEELDYQFEEKDDDPFTPSGGSSTSSSSGGGGGGGSTGEAFENIASKDAQTQTVTAGANANYEFDGEGNDVTFVQFRGATNSGQIKVLIELLKDTSALVDEDAPGNVYQNVNIWVGNAAFDDDNMEDPVIGFRVSMDWMSDNGVDPASIALFHYENGWEQLETTQTDEDSDYFYFEADTTGFSPFAISTVESSAIQTQDTGGDTQTDSTGESTDTQQEDSIGSDNNSTDVPALSTIGIIGLVALVGIGAAYSMKKKNS
- a CDS encoding adenosylcobalamin-dependent ribonucleoside-diphosphate reductase; the encoded protein is MDKRNSTIESKLSANGKTLLEKRYLLRDKEGRIAEKPGELFRRVAKAIARVDSRYGYSAEITEDNFYQIMADLEFLPNSPTLMNAGTDLGQLSACFVLPVEDSLKSIFKSLQDMSLIHQSGGGTGFSFSNLRPKGDPVRSTEGVASGPLSFMTIFDKATDVIKQGGRRRGANMGVLRVDHPDIIEFIEAKENEDMLHNFNLSVGVTDEFMEAVSQKGDYALVNPRTGKVKERLKARDVFDRILNCAWQTGDPGLLFLDEINRRHPMSAIGTIESTNPCGEVPLLPYESCNLGSINLARMVKEGAIDWEKLKETTRTGVHFLDNVIDANKYPLPEIGQRTKQNRKIGLGVMGFAAMLARLGIPYDCREGIETAEKVMKFIREESVKKSVELGEQRGSFPDFHRSALAKDYPAMRNATVNTVAPTGSLSIIANTTSGIEPMFALTYSRNVMGTRLTEIDPVFEEIARKHGFYSSQLMEEIASTGSLQNSPNIPEKTRRIFATALEIEPQCHVRMQAAFQKHVDNAVAKTVNLPHEATVEDFREIYTLAYRLKCKGIAAYRYGSKAEQVLEIGETGNKGDDSTATVTACTKNGCE
- a CDS encoding SO_0444 family Cu/Zn efflux transporter, with the protein product MSIAQSFMEILAGIIHETWYLFEEAAPYLFLGFGIAGLLELVVSNEKIIGHLGSGAGKFSSVLKASIAGIPLPLCSCGVIPAAMSLKKRGANNGATLSFLISTPQTGADSIAITYALLDPIMTVFRPIATFITALGAGVTSNIMEKDVTNTSLSNPVMLSKSEDTTNQGCDCCGDNCEQAGLKKRGFDAIKYAYVELLGDIAKWLIVGLLIAGFISYIVPEEIVGGYLGGGIGSMILMLFVGIPLYICATASTPLAAALIAKGMSPGTAFVFLLAGPATNAATITMVTKFMGKKAVTIYLAMIALFALIFGMLLDLIYIKLGIEATAIVGSASDLLPAEVKTFFALLLAVMMTYSLIQRRQSNECQDCS
- a CDS encoding ArsR/SmtB family transcription factor, with protein sequence MDHSGCKRVDKNQIKKLTIPPPETITRMSAIFQALQSPARLNILFLLKERDMCVCELSEALEASQSAISHNLRTLRQLDLVRVRKEGRFAVYYIADEHVRLLIEMCRQHIIEEYR
- a CDS encoding flavodoxin family protein, translating into MKVVAFNGSPREDGNTAKLVKNVFSELERQGIETEMIQLGGIPVMGCTACMKCFENKDRRCVISSDLINECIGKMIEADGIVIASPTYFADLTTETKALIDRAGFVGKANDELFKHKVAAAVVAVRRAGALHAFDSINHFFLISQMVIPGSSYWNIGMGVAPGDVESDKEGLQTMQTLGQNMAWLMKKING